Genomic segment of Mycolicibacterium sarraceniae:
CGAGGTCGGCTTCAGTCAATTCCACGCCCTGCGCGAGGGCCTGGTCGATCGCGTCATCGATTTCCTTGAGGCCGGCGTCCAGGGCCGCGATCGCATTGCGAGACGCGCGCTGTGCTTCCGTAAGAGAAGCGGCGATCTGCTCGAGACCTACCCCAATTTTGGTGAGCTGTTGGTGGTTTAAGTGAAGTGAGACGATTGCGCCTTGAACCTCGGCGGAGTCGTTGATGGGGTGACTGCCATTCTCGCGATTCCATGACGCTTCGAACCGACTACGCGCATGCGCGAACGCCTCGGAAGTTTCGGTCATACAGACACCGGCGTCATAGAACGCCGTCGCAAGATCCGCTATCTGCTTCGGCTCACCACGCTGAAGTGTGGAATCAGTTCTCCAAGGGTCGCCGCCCGCGCCCGCGACAAGAGCCTCAATGCTGACGTGCCTCAGGCTTGGGTACTCGGCCACAGCACCTCACGCAGCGCTTCGGTATTGCGTTGTTCCATCTCGCTGAACTCCGAAGCGGCGCGGTGGGCGTTATCGCCGAGAGTCCCGAGCCCATCGGAGTGGTCCTGCATGCGAGTCACATGGCGGGTGTGCGTCTGGATCAGGGCCGTGTGAAAGGCCTCTGCTGCTTCGAAATCACCAAAAATCCCTGAAGCGACTGCCGCCCGGGAAAGCGCATTGGCGCCTTCCCGAACTCGATACGCCGCGTTGTATGAGCGGTTTGCGCCGGAGCGCATCTTATCGACATCGACCTGCACCGCGCACCCCCTGAGAAGTTAGCTGTTGGGTTCAGGGTACTACGCAACGTGTACTGGTCAATTCACTTCATCAGCCCAGCATGTGATGCAGGAATGAGTAGCTCAGCGCGGACTTGAAGGCCGTTTGCGCATTGTCGGCAGCGCCGGCGTGCCCGCCCTCGATGTTCTCCTAGTACCAGACCGGATGGCCGGCTTCCTCGAGCGCGGCGGTCATCTTGCGGGCATGGCCCGGGTGCACCCGGTCATCGCGTGTTGAGGTGGTGATCAGCACCGGGGGATAGGCCCGGTCAGCCGAAACATTCTGGTATAGCGAGTATTCCGAGATGAACGCCCAATCCTCGGGCTCGTCCGGGTCGCCGTACTCGGCCACCCACGACGCCCCGGCCAGCAGCAGATGGAAGCGTTTCATATCCAGTAGCGGCACCTGGCATACCAACGCGCCGAAAACTTGCGGGTACTTCGTCAGCATGATCCCCCATCAGCAGCTGTGACGCCGTGCTCGAGAGCGAGATGTACATAGCGCGGTTTGTGGAATCGGTGAACTCTGCCACCCATGCATTCCACGCCGTCTGTTCTGCCACAGAGCTTGAGATCAGAAGTAGCAGCAATGCTGGCAGTATCAGTGCCGTTCCAGCAATCATGACCCGGCGATGCCACAATCGCGGCGCGAGTAATTGTAGTGGGGCGCTTACCAGGCTTGCTGCACCAATCACGGGCCTTGCCCCCGTGTCCATTACATGGGGGCAAGGCCCGTCGTTGCGTCACGGTTCGTCGTCCTCATCGCCGTCAGATTGAGCCAGCGCGGGCGGTCGGTCGGGTCGGCCCTGGCTGAAGGCACCATAGACGCGGCCGTTGATCTTGACAAAGTTGGTCCAGAAACCGGCGACAAAGAACAGGGCCACTGCGGTCATGATCGAGACGAACAGCCCACTTCTCCAGTCGGGCAATTGCGAAAAGAACAACAACACCGCGGTGGCCGCGCAACAGGTCCACCACACTCTGCGTTCAACGGAGTCCGGCGACAGAGTTGCCGATTTCCACAGCGGGAAACTGCTGAAGATCGCCCCGACGCCGAGTGCGCCGATTGCTGCATACGCCAGTGTCTGTTGCATGCTCATCAACTCTTTCCGCCGCCCCCGGCCCCACCGAAGGCCGGGTCGAACATCGATCCGATGCCACCGCCCACCTGCTCGCCGCCGAGACCGCCGACCACGCTGGCCGCAATGACGATCGCTGCGGTGGTCCATGGGCCAGTAAACGACCCGGCGACCGCCGCCGCGCCCCACGCGGCAGCGGAACCACCCGCCAGACCCCCCAGCGCGCTACCCAACTCTTCGTTGCTGCCCCCTTGAGCACGATCGCTGATCGCGCTAACGAGGTCGATTAGGTCGCCATACTTTCCGACCCTACCGGCGATATGCGCCCACTTGCCGGCATCGGCCGGTGACAACAGATCTTCCAGTTTCGCGTGAGCACCGGAAGGTATCCCCTTGGCATAGGCATCGACGCCTGCGGCAGTCGGTCCGGTGTACTGGGTGATATCGCCTGCGCGGTGCAGCAAATCGTTGATGACCAGCTTGGCGCCGTCCTCGGACATGCCCTGGCTGGTGAGGGCGAAGATCGCCTGCTTCACGGCGACGACGCGCCCGAACTGTTCGCCTTCGTCGAGCTGCTGGGTCGCCTGGTCGGGTGTCATCGGCGGCAGGCCGTACAGCCCATGCTCTAACTGCCGTTGCAGATCCAACCTGCTGCGGGCTCGCGTACGGGCGTCCCCACCAAGAATGGGATCTTTCGGCAGCGGCCCGACGAACTTGGCCATCCGGAAGTCATCCAACCGCTCACCGGCCAGCTTGCGTGCGTCGGGGTCGGCAGTCGGATTGGTTGCGGTGGTGAAGTCTCGCAAACGCGCTGCGGCGTCGGCCTTTTCCGGTGTCAGCGGGCCGCCGCTGTTGACCAGTGCCTCATCTTTGGCGCGCTGGTTGGCGTCGTAGTAGTCGGTGGATTCGCGGCCGCGCTGCTCGGCGCCGGGCTCACCGGCACCGTCGATATCCTGGATCGGGGCGGGGTTGTAGCCGTGCTCGGCACGCAGGTCGGTCAACGCCGCGTCCAGCTTGGTGCCGTAGTCGTCGCGCAGCGCCTCGACTTGGTGCCGTACTCCGGAGGTTGCTGTGATCGCGTTGTCCTCCAGAGCCGAGGTATCTTGATCGTGGGCCAGTGCCTGGTCGATCAGTGCGTCGATATAGTGCAGCTGGGTGTTGAGGTTCTCCACCTGCATGCTTGAAAAGCGCTGTGTCTCAGCGAGTTGCCGCGATATTGGCGAGATCTGTGCCGATGGCGGGCAGCTGATCTTGCTGCACCATCAGCCGGGTCGTAGCGCGCTGCACCTCAGCGCTGTCATTGATGGGGTGCTCACCGTTCCCGCGGTTCCAGGACGCGCGGAATCGCTGTTGTGCCTGTTCGAATTCTTTGTATGTCTCGGTGGTACAGGCGCCCGCGCTGTAGAACGCCCGGCCGAGGTCGTTGATCGCCCCGGGATCGCCGCTCTGCAACGTCTGGTCTACCTTCCACGGATCGCCGCCGGCCTCACCGACGAGGGCGCCGATGCTGATGTGCTTGAGGCTCGGATATTCGGTCACAACTCCGAACGCAGAGCCTCGGCATTGCGCTCCTCCATCTCGACAAACACCGACGCCGTCTTATGTCCCTTGTCGCCCAACACCCCGAGATGAGTTTCGTGCTGGCGACGCCGCTGGATGTGATTGCTGTGCGCCTCGGAGAGGGCACCGTGAAACGACTCCGCAGCCGAAAAATCACCGAAGATGCCAGCGCCGACGTTTGAGCGACTCAGCTGGTCAGCGCCCTCCATGGCGAAAGAGGCGGCGTTGTACGAGCGGTTCGCGCCGGAGCGCATCTCCTCCACGTCGACCTGCATGGCGAACCCCCTAGCGAGTTAGCTGTTAGCTAGAGGGTACTAGGTAGTGTTGGCTGGTCAACTCACTTCATTAGCCCAGCATGTGATGCAGGAATGAGTAGCTCAGCGCGGACTTGAAGGCCGTTTGCGCATTGTCGGCAGCGCCGGCGTGCCCGCCCTCGATGTTCTCGTAGTACCAGACCGGATGGCCGGCTTCCTCGAGCGCGGCGGTCATCTTGCGGGCATGGCCCGGGTGCACCCGGTCATCGCGTGTTGAGGTGGTGATCAGCACCGGGGGATAGGGCTGGCGGACTATTCCTCGTCGTCCTCTTGGCATAGTGCTGGGCCACCGGCTCGCGTAAGCCGTATCCCATGGGGCGGATTGGTGCCGATTCGGTAGCCGAGCAGGTACAACGCGGGCGGCAGGAAAAGCATCGAGATAGATGTTGACCGTCTCTGGGGGTGAGGACCACGGGGCGCTGTTCCGTCGTTGATGCTGCCGATGTGGTGGTCGGCGTCGGCGTGGGTTTGGTCTTGGTGGTCTGCACCGTCAGTGTGTCGAGGAACTGATGGGTGCACGGCGCCCCCGCTGATTTCTTGGCCGAGACCGTCGGCGGCGCCGTGCGTAGTGCGAAAGGGCACTGATGGTCACGGTAGAGGTCGATCCCGAGCGCGTCGAGTCCCGGCTGGCTGCCGGGGAGGTGGCGTGTCCGTCGTGTCCGCAAGGGGTGCTCGTCCGGTGGGGTTTCGCCCGTTCTCGAGCGGTGGTGGGCGTGGCTGAACCAGTACGGCCGCGTCGTTCCCGGTGCCGCGGGTGCGCGGTGACCCATGTGTTGTTGCCGGCAACGTTGTTGCTGCGCAGGGCCTATCTGGCCGAGCTGATGTGGGCGGCGGTGGTGGCCAAGGCGGCCGGTGCCGGGCATCGGGTGATCGGGGCGCGATTGGGGATTCCCGGATCTACGGTCCGCGGGTGGCTGCGGGTGATCACCGGGCGAGCCGAGGTGGTGCGGCACTGGTTCGTCTCGATAGCGGTCACCGCGGGGGTCGACGTGTCGATACCGAAAGCGACCGGATCACGGTGCGGGGATGTGATCGCCGCGGTCGGCCTTGCCGCCGAGTCGCTGGCGGCGCGGTTCGGCTATGGGCCGGTGATCGGTGCCGTGACGGCGGCCCAGGTCGCTGTGGTGGGCAGCGGTGCCCGGCTGCTGTCACCGGGCTGGCCGCCAGCGCTTTGACTGGTCGGTGCAACACGAACTGACCCTGACATTGACGGCGATGATCGATCAGGGTCGCGGGGATGACTGCTCGGCAACAGATCTGGGTGGCATCGCTAAAGATGAGGGAGTCATTCCGTTGCCAACCGAGGATGAGAAACGACGCGAGCGAAGCCACGCGGTCGGATTGTTCCGCTACCAATTGATCTGCCCGGCACTCGACAGTGGGCTCTCGACGAAGGCCCGTGGCCGCCTGGTCCGCGAGATCGCCGCCCGCGAACACACCGATCCGTTCGGGACGCGGGTGCGTTATTCCCGCGACACCCTGGACCGCTGGATCCGCCGCTACCGCACCGGCGGGTTCGGCGAGCTGATCCCCTCGCCGCGGTCATCGGCGCCGCGCACCGATACCGCGACCCTGGAGATGGCGGCCGCGCTCAAGCGGGAGAACCCGGCGCGGACCGCCGCGCAGGTGGGGCGGATCCTGCGGGCCAGCGCGGGGTGGTCACCGTCGGAGTCGACACTGCTGCGGCTGTTTCACCGCCTGGAGTTGATCGGCCCGGCCGCCGGGGACACCGCGGCGACCCTGCCCGCTACGCGGACAGGGTCTTCGCTTCATCAGAACCATCGGCACCAACCATGACGGCGACGTCTGCATCCTCGATGACGGTCAACAAATAGATAGGGCCGCAGCGATGATCGCCTGAACGTGTTGCCCACGAGCCATGGGAAGCTTGCGTGTCGCATCGTCGATCCCGCCGGCGAGGGCTCCGAGACAAACCACTCCTGCACACAGGTTTCAAGAGCCATGGTCGAGTGAACGGGGGCCGCTGCCTCTGCCGGTAGGGTGTCGGAGCCCGATGGTGTAACCGATTGCATAGGCGGCAATCGGGGCCAGCCAGAGCAGAATCGAGGCCACAGCGATCACAGCTGCCTGTACGTGCTGGCCCCGGGCTGTGCCCAGTGCGCGAGACGCATCATCGAGTCCCGAGATGGCCCCGAGCGCAGTGAGTACGACAGCAACGGTAATCGTCTGCCATCGCCAGCCTCCGAGGTAAACGCCGACGCCAGCGGCAGTCGTGAGGATGGCGAAGATCCACCAGACCGTCCCTGCCGTTACTGGACCGGGATAGTGGTTGGCCGGCAGCTGAGCGGGCGCGTCCTCGCCGGAATCTGGGCCTTGACCTGAACATCTGTCCGCCATCGTCAAGGCAAAGGTCCGCCGGCCGATCTTCAGGTACGGAGTGGTCAGCCAGGCCCAGAAAACCACCGCGAATGCAAAACCTACGAAGGTGATGACGGTCGTCTTTAGACCAAGTGGTAGTAACGACACCGCTGCGCACGCGACCGCTGACATCCAGCCCAGCCAGTAGATAAGTCTTTTGGCCCCAACAGAATCTGCGCGGGCGATGCCTGCTGTAGTCGCGAGAATGAGTGCTAGCGCGACCACGAACAACACAGTTGACCAAGCAGGAAAATGGGGCGCGGTCGCGGATAGGGGCTCACTTGTCGAATAGTGCACCCGTTTCACCTCCAATCCATTTACCAAGTTCGCCGGTCGCTATACCCGCTACTAGAGCAGCTGCAAAGGTAGCCTCGGGACCGGCGACGGACGAAACCGCGATCGCGGTGCCCCAGGCACCCAACCCGCCCAGTGCGGTGCCGCCGGCGAACTCTCCGATCGCCTCCCCGGCAGGGTTGCCGTGCTTGATGTCTTCGTACGTCAGTACCGCGTCGAATATTGTGGCGGCTCGACCTGTGTACTTGCCGAACTCTGAGATGGCCTTCACATCTGAGAGTGACATTCTGTCGAAGTCATGCGCGTTAACCGGCAGGCCTTTGGCGTATCCACCAACTCCGGCCGAGAACCCGCTCATAAGGTCAGTGTTCTGTTGGACGAGCTCGTTCCAGGGTGTGCCGCCTGCGGCCTTGGAGATGAAGGCCTCCGCGCCTTCCTTCGATACACGCTCGCGCTGAAGCATGTCGAGAGCCCGCTGCGTCACCAGGACCCGTCCATGCTGCTCACTGTCATCGAGCAGTTGCGTCACTTGGTCGGGTGTCATTGGGTTGGTGCCGAACGCTCCTTGTTCCAGCTTTTGTTGCCACTCGAGCCGCGTCCGTGCTCGGCTTCGTGCGTCGCCTCCAACCATCGGATCGGTCGGCAGTGGCCCCGTGAAGTGAGCCATCCGGAAGTCATCCAACCGCTCACCGGCCAGCTTGCGTGCGTCGGGGTCGGCAGCGGGATTGGTCGCCGTCGCGAAATCGTGCAAACGTGCTGCAGCATTGGCCTTTTCCGGTGTCAGCGGGCCGCCGCTGTTGACCAGTGCCTCATCTTTGGCGCGCTGGTTGGCGTCGTAGTAGTCGGTGGATTCGCGGCCGCGCTGCTCGGCGCCGGGCTCACCGGCACCGTCGATATCCTGGATCGGGGCGGGGTTGTAGCCGTGCTCGGCACGCAGGTCGGTCAACGCCGCGTCCAGCTTGGTGCCGTAGTCGTCGCGCAGCGCCTCGACTTGGTGCCGTACTCCGGAGGTTGCTGTGATCGCGTTGTCCTCCAGAGCCGAGGTATCTTGATCGTGGGCCAGTGCCTGGTCGATCAGTGCGTCGATATAGTGCAGCTGGGTGTTGAGGTTCTCCACCTGCATGCTTGAAAAGCGCTGTGTCTCAGCGAGAGTTGCCGCGATATTGGCGAGATCTGTGCCGATGGCGGGCAGCTGATCTTGCTGCACCATCAGCCGGGTCGTAGCGCGCTGCACCTCAGCGCTGTCATTGATGGGGTGCTCACCGTTCCCGCGGTTCCAGGACGCGCGGAATCGCTGCTGTGCCTGTTCGAATTCTTTGTATGTCTCGGTGGTACAGGCGCCCGCGCTGTAGAACGCCCGGCCGAGGTCGTTGATCGCCCCGGGATCGCCGCTCTGCAACGTCTGGTCTACCTTCCACGGATCGCCGCCGGCCTCACCGACGAGGGCACCGATGCTGATGTGCTTGAGGCTCGGATATTCGGTCACAACTCCGAACGCAGAGCCTCGGCATTGCGCTCCTCCATCTCGACAAACACCGACGCCGTCTTATGTCCCTTGTCGCCCAACACCCCGAGATGAGTTTCGTGCTGGCGACGCCGCTGGATGTGATTGCTGTGCGCCTCGGAGAGGGCACCGTGAAACGACTCCGCAGCCGAAAAATCACCGAAGATGCCAGCGCCGACGTTTGAGCGACTCAGCTGGTCAGCGCCCTCCATGGCGAAAGAGGCGGCGTTGTACGAGCGGTTCGCGGCGGAGCGCATCTTATCGACATCGACCTGCACCGCGCACCCCCTGAGAAGTTAGCTGTTGGGTTCAGGGTACTACGCAACGTGTACTGGTCAATTCACTTCATCAGCCCAGCATGTGATGCAGGAATGAGTAGCTCAGCGCGGACTTGAAGGCCGTTTGCGCATTGTCGGCAGCGCCGGCGTGCCCGCCCTCGATGTTCTCGTAGTACCAGACCGGATGGCCGGCTTCCTCGAGCGCGGCGGTCATCTTGCGGGCATGGCCCGGGTGCACCCGGTCATCGCGTGTTGAGGTGGTGATCAGCACCGGGGGATAGGCCCGGTCAGTCGAAATGTTCTGATAGGGCGAGTATTCCGAGATGAACGCCCAATCCTCGGGCTCGTCCGGGTCGCCGTACTCGGCCACCCACGACGCCCCGGCCAGCAGCAGATGGAAGCGTTTCATATCCAGCAGCGGCACCTGGCACACCAGCGCACCGAAAAGTTGCGGGTACTTGGTCAGCATGATGCCCATCAGCAGGCCGCCGTTGCTGCCGCCCTGCGCGCCCAGCTGCTCGATGGTGGTCACTCCGCGTGAGACGAGATCGCGTGCCACCGCGGCGAAATCCTCGGCTACCTTGTGCCGGCCCTCCCGCATGGCCTGGGTGTGCCAGGCCGGTCCGTACTCGCCGCCGCCGCGGATGTTCGCCAGCACGTACGTGCCGCCCC
This window contains:
- a CDS encoding DUF2563 family protein, with protein sequence MQVDVEEMRSGANRSYNAASFAMEGADQLSRSNVGAGIFGDFSAAESFHGALSEAHSNHIQRRRQHETHLGVLGDKGHKTASVFVEMEERNAEALRSEL
- a CDS encoding putative alpha/beta hydrolase, whose product is MTEYPSLKHISIGALVGEAGGDPWKVDQTLQSGDPGAINDLGRAFYSAGACTTETYKEFEQAQQRFRASWNRGNGEHPINDSAEVQRATTRLMVQQDQLPAIGTDLANIAATLAETQRFSSMQVENLNTQLHYIDALIDQALAHDQDTSALEDNAITATSGVRHQVEALRDDYGTKLDAALTDLRAEHGYNPAPIQDIDGAGEPGAEQRGRESTDYYDANQRAKDEALVNSGGPLTPEKANAAARLHDFATATNPAADPDARKLAGERLDDFRMAHFTGPLPTDPMVGGDARSRARTRLEWQQKLEQGAFGTNPMTPDQVTQLLDDSEQHGRVLVTQRALDMLQRERVSKEGAEAFISKAAGGTPWNELVQQNTDLMSGFSAGVGGYAKGLPVNAHDFDRMSLSDVKAISEFGKYTGRAATIFDAVLTYEDIKHGNPAGEAIGEFAGGTALGGLGAWGTAIAVSSVAGPEATFAAALVAGIATGELGKWIGGETGALFDK
- a CDS encoding helix-turn-helix domain-containing protein, with product MVTVEVDPERVESRLAAGEVACPSCPQGVLVRWGFARSRAVVGVAEPVRPRRSRCRGCAVTHVLLPATLLLRRAYLAELMWAAVVAKAAGAGHRVIGARLGIPGSTVRGWLRVITGRAEVVRHWFVSIAVTAGVDVSIPKATGSRCGDVIAAVGLAAESLAARFGYGPVIGAVTAAQVAVVGSGARLLSPGWPPAL
- a CDS encoding DUF2563 family protein, which codes for MQVDVDKMRSGANRSYNAAYRVREGANALSRAAVASGIFGDFEAAEAFHTALIQTHTRHVTRMQDHSDGLGTLGDNAHRAASEFSEMEQRNTEALREVLWPSTQA
- a CDS encoding DUF2563 family protein yields the protein MQVDVDKMRSAANRSYNAASFAMEGADQLSRSNVGAGIFGDFSAAESFHGALSEAHSNHIQRRRQHETHLGVLGDKGHKTASVFVEMEERNAEALRSEL